A part of Palaemon carinicauda isolate YSFRI2023 chromosome 8, ASM3689809v2, whole genome shotgun sequence genomic DNA contains:
- the LOC137645516 gene encoding octapeptide-repeat protein T2-like codes for MEERKRERRYGRKAGRTEVWKEERKNGRKETRPEVRKKASTNGGMEGSKNGGMEERKRDRRYGRKQARTEVWKEVRTEVWKKATTNRCMEERQQERRYGRKQARMEVWKEVSKNGGMEGSKQDRMYGRKAARMEAWKEASKNGGMEGSKQERRYGRKQPRTEVWKEGRKEERTEVWKEGRKEARTEVWKEGRKRERRYGRKAARTEV; via the coding sequence atggaagaaaggaagcgagaacggaggtatggaagaaaggcaggaagaacggaggtatggaaggaAGAACGGaagaatggaagaaaggaaacgagaCCGGAGGTAAGGAAGAAAGCAAGCACGAACGGAGGTATGGAAGGAAGtaagaacggaggtatggaagaaaggaaacgagaccggaggtatggaagaaagcaagcacgaacggaggtatggaaggaagtaagaacggaggtatggaagaaagcAACCACGAACAGATGTATGGAAGAAAGGCAGCAAGAACGGAGGTATGGTAGGAAGCAAGCAAGAATGGAGGTATGGAAGGAAGtaagcaagaacggaggtatggaaggaAGCAAGCAAGATCGGATGTATGGAAGAAAGGCAGCAAGAATGGAGGCATGGAAGGAAGcaagcaagaacggaggtatggaaggaAGCAAGCAAGAAAGGAGGTATGGAAGGAAGCAAccaagaacggaggtatggaaggaaggaaggaaggaagagagaacggaggtatggaaggaaggaaggaaggaagcgagaacggaggtatggaaggaaggaaggaagcgagaacggaggtatggaagaaaggcAGCAAGAACGGAGGTATGA
- the LOC137645515 gene encoding uncharacterized protein — protein sequence MEERKREQRYGRKEARTEVWKKESKNGGMEERKQERRYGRKEARPEVWKKASTNGGMEGSKQEWRYGRKKARTEVWKKGSENGGMEERNQERRYARKEARTEVWKKGSKNRGMEEAKQART from the coding sequence atggaagaaaggaagcgagaacagaggtatggaagaaaggaagcaagaacggaggtatggaagaaagaaagcaagaacggaggtatggaagaaagaaagcaagaacgtaggtatggaagaaaggaagcgagacCGGAGGTATGGAAGAAAGCAAGCACGAATGGAGGTATGGAAGGAAGTAAGCAAGAATGGAGGTATGGAAGAAAGAAAGcgagaacggaggtatggaagaaaggaagcgagaacggaggtatggaagaaaggaaTCAAGAACGGAGATATGCAAGAAAGGAAGcgagaacggaggtatggaagaaaggaagcaagaacagaggtatggaagaagcgaagcaagcaagaacgtag